A stretch of Canis lupus baileyi chromosome 7, mCanLup2.hap1, whole genome shotgun sequence DNA encodes these proteins:
- the CYP21A2 gene encoding steroid 21-hydroxylase isoform X1: MLLLGVLLLTVLAGARLLWGKWKLRGLHLPPLVPGCLHLLQPDLPLHLLGLTQKLGPIYRLRLGLQDVVVLNSKRTIEEAMVRKWVDFAGRPQTPSYKLVSLHHQDLSLGDYSLLWKAHKKLTRSALLLGIRSSMEPLVEQLTQEFCERMRAQAGTPVAIQKEFSLLTCAIICHLTFGDKEDTLVHTFHDCVQDLMRTWEHWSIQMLDIIPFLRFFPNPGLWRLKRALENRDHIVEKQLRQHKESMVAGQWRDMTDYMLQRVGRLRAEEGCGQLLEGHVHMSVVDLFIGGTETTATTLSWAVAFLLHHPEIQQRLQEELDRELGPGASGSRIPYRDPTRLPLLSATVAEVLRLRPVVPLALPHCTTRPSSISGYDIPEGMVVIPNLQGAHLDETVWERPQEFRPDRFLVPGASPRVLAFGCGARVCLGEPLARLELLVVLAQLLRAFTLMPAAGTLPSLRPRARCGVNLSMQPFQVQLQSRGAGVLGRGQHP; this comes from the exons ATGCTACTCCTCGGGGTGCTGCTGCTGACTGTGCTGGCTGGTGCCCGCCTGCTGTGGGGCAAGTGGAAGCTCAGGGGTCTGCACCTCCCACCTCTTGTCCCTGGCTGCCTGCACCTGCTGCAGCCCGACCTTCCCCTCCACCTGCTGGGTTTGACGCAGAAACTGGGGCCCATCTACAGGCTCCGCCTGGGGCTGCAAG ATGTGGTGGTGCTGAATTCTAAGAGGACCATCGAGGAAGCCATGGTCAGGAAATGGGTGGACTTCGCCGGCAGACCACAGACGCCATCCT ACAAGCTGGTGTCTCTGCACCACCAGGACCTGTCCCTGGGGGACTACTCCCTGCTGTGGAAGGCTCACAAGAAACTCACCCGCTCAGCCCTGCTGCTGGGCATCCGCAGCTCCATGGAGCCGCTGGTGGAGCAGCTGACCCAGGAGTTCTGTGAG CGCATGAGAGCCCAGGCTGGCACCCCTGTGGCCATCCAGAAGGAATTCTCTTTGCTCACCTGCGCCATCATCTGTCACCTCACCTTCGGAGACAAG GAGGACACCTTAGTACATACCTTTCATGACTGTGTTCAAGACCTGATGAGAACCTGGGAGCACTGGTCCATCCAAATGTTGGACATCATTCCCTTTCTCAGG ttTTTTCCCAACCCAGGCCTCTGGAGGCTGAAGCGAGCCTTGGAGAACCGGGACCACATCGTAGAGAAGCAGCTGAGGCAGCACAAG GAGAGCATGGTGGCAGGCCAGTGGAGGGACATGACCGACTACATGCTCCAGAGGGTGGGGAGGCTGAGAGCAGAAGAGGGCTGTGGACAGCTCCTCGAAGGACACGTGCACATGTCCGTGGTGGACCTTTTCATTGGCGGCACCGAGACCACGGCCACCACCCTCTCCTGGGCCGTGGCGTTCTTGCTTCACCACCCTGAG ATTCAGCAGCGACTGCAGGAAGAGCTGGATCGGGAGCTGGGTCCTGGAGCTTCAGGCTCCCGAATCCCGTACAGAGACCCCACACGCCTGCCCCTGCTCAGCGCCACCGTTGCCGAGGTGCTGCGCCTGCGGCCCGTCGTGCCCCTGGCCCTGCCGCACTGCACCACGCGGCCCAGCAG TATCTCGGGCTACGACATCCCCGAGGGCATGGTTGTCATCCCCAACCTGCAAGGCGCCCACTTAGACGAGACGGTCTGGGAGCGGCCACAGGAGTTCCGGCCCG ATCGCTTCCTGGTCCCCGGCGCCAGCCCCAGAGTGCTGGCCTTCGGCTGCGGGGCGCGTGTGTGCCTGGGGGAGCCGCTGGCACGCCTTGAGCTCCTGGTGGTGCTGGCGCAGCTGCTCCGGGCCTTCACGCTGATGCCCGCTGCGGGCACCCTGCCCTCTCTGCGACCCCGGGCCCGCTGCGGCGTCAACCTCAGCATGCAGCCTTTCCAGGTGCAGCTGCAGTCCCGGGGGGCAGGGGTCCTGGGACGTGGCCAGCACCCATGA
- the CYP21A2 gene encoding steroid 21-hydroxylase isoform X2, with translation MLLLGVLLLTVLAGARLLWGKWKLRGLHLPPLVPGCLHLLQPDLPLHLLGLTQKLGPIYRLRLGLQDVVVLNSKRTIEEAMVRKWVDFAGRPQTPSYKLVSLHHQDLSLGDYSLLWKAHKKLTRSALLLGIRSSMEPLVEQLTQEFCERMRAQAGTPVAIQKEFSLLTCAIICHLTFGDKEDTLVHTFHDCVQDLMRTWEHWSIQMLDIIPFLRFFPNPGLWRLKRALENRDHIVEKQLRQHKESMVAGQWRDMTDYMLQRVGRLRAEEGCGQLLEGHVHMSVVDLFIGGTETTATTLSWAVAFLLHHPEIQQRLQEELDRELGPGASGSRIPYRDPTRLPLLSATVAEVLRLRPVVPLALPHCTTRPSRSLPGPRRQPQSAGLRLRGACVPGGAAGTP, from the exons ATGCTACTCCTCGGGGTGCTGCTGCTGACTGTGCTGGCTGGTGCCCGCCTGCTGTGGGGCAAGTGGAAGCTCAGGGGTCTGCACCTCCCACCTCTTGTCCCTGGCTGCCTGCACCTGCTGCAGCCCGACCTTCCCCTCCACCTGCTGGGTTTGACGCAGAAACTGGGGCCCATCTACAGGCTCCGCCTGGGGCTGCAAG ATGTGGTGGTGCTGAATTCTAAGAGGACCATCGAGGAAGCCATGGTCAGGAAATGGGTGGACTTCGCCGGCAGACCACAGACGCCATCCT ACAAGCTGGTGTCTCTGCACCACCAGGACCTGTCCCTGGGGGACTACTCCCTGCTGTGGAAGGCTCACAAGAAACTCACCCGCTCAGCCCTGCTGCTGGGCATCCGCAGCTCCATGGAGCCGCTGGTGGAGCAGCTGACCCAGGAGTTCTGTGAG CGCATGAGAGCCCAGGCTGGCACCCCTGTGGCCATCCAGAAGGAATTCTCTTTGCTCACCTGCGCCATCATCTGTCACCTCACCTTCGGAGACAAG GAGGACACCTTAGTACATACCTTTCATGACTGTGTTCAAGACCTGATGAGAACCTGGGAGCACTGGTCCATCCAAATGTTGGACATCATTCCCTTTCTCAGG ttTTTTCCCAACCCAGGCCTCTGGAGGCTGAAGCGAGCCTTGGAGAACCGGGACCACATCGTAGAGAAGCAGCTGAGGCAGCACAAG GAGAGCATGGTGGCAGGCCAGTGGAGGGACATGACCGACTACATGCTCCAGAGGGTGGGGAGGCTGAGAGCAGAAGAGGGCTGTGGACAGCTCCTCGAAGGACACGTGCACATGTCCGTGGTGGACCTTTTCATTGGCGGCACCGAGACCACGGCCACCACCCTCTCCTGGGCCGTGGCGTTCTTGCTTCACCACCCTGAG ATTCAGCAGCGACTGCAGGAAGAGCTGGATCGGGAGCTGGGTCCTGGAGCTTCAGGCTCCCGAATCCCGTACAGAGACCCCACACGCCTGCCCCTGCTCAGCGCCACCGTTGCCGAGGTGCTGCGCCTGCGGCCCGTCGTGCCCCTGGCCCTGCCGCACTGCACCACGCGGCCCAGCAG ATCGCTTCCTGGTCCCCGGCGCCAGCCCCAGAGTGCTGGCCTTCGGCTGCGGGGCGCGTGTGTGCCTGGGGGAGCCGCTGGCACGCCTTGA
- the CYP21A2 gene encoding steroid 21-hydroxylase isoform X3 translates to MEPLVEQLTQEFCERMRAQAGTPVAIQKEFSLLTCAIICHLTFGDKEDTLVHTFHDCVQDLMRTWEHWSIQMLDIIPFLRFFPNPGLWRLKRALENRDHIVEKQLRQHKESMVAGQWRDMTDYMLQRVGRLRAEEGCGQLLEGHVHMSVVDLFIGGTETTATTLSWAVAFLLHHPEIQQRLQEELDRELGPGASGSRIPYRDPTRLPLLSATVAEVLRLRPVVPLALPHCTTRPSSISGYDIPEGMVVIPNLQGAHLDETVWERPQEFRPDRFLVPGASPRVLAFGCGARVCLGEPLARLELLVVLAQLLRAFTLMPAAGTLPSLRPRARCGVNLSMQPFQVQLQSRGAGVLGRGQHP, encoded by the exons ATGGAGCCGCTGGTGGAGCAGCTGACCCAGGAGTTCTGTGAG CGCATGAGAGCCCAGGCTGGCACCCCTGTGGCCATCCAGAAGGAATTCTCTTTGCTCACCTGCGCCATCATCTGTCACCTCACCTTCGGAGACAAG GAGGACACCTTAGTACATACCTTTCATGACTGTGTTCAAGACCTGATGAGAACCTGGGAGCACTGGTCCATCCAAATGTTGGACATCATTCCCTTTCTCAGG ttTTTTCCCAACCCAGGCCTCTGGAGGCTGAAGCGAGCCTTGGAGAACCGGGACCACATCGTAGAGAAGCAGCTGAGGCAGCACAAG GAGAGCATGGTGGCAGGCCAGTGGAGGGACATGACCGACTACATGCTCCAGAGGGTGGGGAGGCTGAGAGCAGAAGAGGGCTGTGGACAGCTCCTCGAAGGACACGTGCACATGTCCGTGGTGGACCTTTTCATTGGCGGCACCGAGACCACGGCCACCACCCTCTCCTGGGCCGTGGCGTTCTTGCTTCACCACCCTGAG ATTCAGCAGCGACTGCAGGAAGAGCTGGATCGGGAGCTGGGTCCTGGAGCTTCAGGCTCCCGAATCCCGTACAGAGACCCCACACGCCTGCCCCTGCTCAGCGCCACCGTTGCCGAGGTGCTGCGCCTGCGGCCCGTCGTGCCCCTGGCCCTGCCGCACTGCACCACGCGGCCCAGCAG TATCTCGGGCTACGACATCCCCGAGGGCATGGTTGTCATCCCCAACCTGCAAGGCGCCCACTTAGACGAGACGGTCTGGGAGCGGCCACAGGAGTTCCGGCCCG ATCGCTTCCTGGTCCCCGGCGCCAGCCCCAGAGTGCTGGCCTTCGGCTGCGGGGCGCGTGTGTGCCTGGGGGAGCCGCTGGCACGCCTTGAGCTCCTGGTGGTGCTGGCGCAGCTGCTCCGGGCCTTCACGCTGATGCCCGCTGCGGGCACCCTGCCCTCTCTGCGACCCCGGGCCCGCTGCGGCGTCAACCTCAGCATGCAGCCTTTCCAGGTGCAGCTGCAGTCCCGGGGGGCAGGGGTCCTGGGACGTGGCCAGCACCCATGA
- the TNXB gene encoding tenascin-X isoform X11: MAQADSKREEVMAKPWEPTSLAGCPTQLLVFRGVSLTTQIHSGSLSRLWPPPARGIRGQGETEAFLYTPRDTVSQAPLEKEQQHPPRLGELTVIDETSNSLSLSWTVAQGLFDSFVVQYRDPAGQPRAVPVAKDQRDVTIQGLEPGRKYKFLLYGIHGRQHLGPISVLGVTAPEVDTPAPWSPATEAPELPEGPHLRTLAVSDITPDSLHLLWNVAQGPFDSFVVQYQDTDGQPQALLVGGNQNKVLVSGLEPSTSYQFFLYGLHGGKRLGPISAEGTTGPAPAGLTPGEPGPRLSQLSVTDVTTSSLRLNWEAPSEAFDSFLLRFGVPSPSTLEPHSRPLLQRELTVPGTQRSAVLRDLHPGTLYSLTLYGLRGPHKADSIQGTARTLSPVLESPRDLQFREIRETSAQVSWMPPPSRVDSFKVSYQLADGGEPQSVQVDGQARTQKLQGLMPGSHYEVTVVSVRGFEESEPLTGYLTTVPDGPTQLRALNLTEGSALLHWKPPQAPVDTYNIRVTAPGDPPLQASAPGSAVEYPLGGLRLHTNYTATVRGLRGPNLTSPASITFTTGLEAPQDLEAKEVTPRMALLTWTEPQVPPTSYLLSFNALGGQTQEVVLPGGATSHQLLGLFPSTPYSVWLRAVWGESLTPPVSTSFTTGGLRIPFPRDCGEEMQNGAGTSRTTTVFLNGNRERPLNVFCDMETDGGGWLVFQRRMDGQTDFWRDWEDYAHGFGNISGEFWLGNEALHSLTKAGDYSMRVDLRAGDEAVFAQYDSFRVDSAAEYYRLHLDGYHGTAGDSMSYHSGSVFSARDRDPNNLLISCAVSYRGAWWYRNCHYANLNGLYGSTVDHQGVSWYYWKGFEFSVPFTEMKLRPRSYRPPAAQGG, encoded by the exons atggccCAGGCTGATAGCAAGAGAGAGGAGGTCATGGCCAAGCCATGGGAGCCCACAAGCTTGGCTGGCTGCCCAACCCAGCTCTTAGTGTTTAGGGGTGTTTCCCTGACAACCCAGATACACTCTGGGAGCCTTTCTCGGCTCTGGCCACCTCCTGCTCGAGGGATCAGGGgccagggagaaactgaggcctttCTCTACACCCCCAGGGACACTGTCTCACAAG CTCCCctggagaaggagcagcagcACCCACCCCGCCTCGGAGAGCTGACAGTGATAGATGAGACCTCCAACTCCCTGAGCCTCTCATGGACGGTAGCCCAGGGCCTCTTTGATTCCTTTGTGGTCCAGTACAGGGACccagctgggcagccccgggcAGTGCCTGTGGCCAAAGACCAGCGGGACGTCACCATACAGGGCCTGGAGCCTGGCAGGAAATACAAATTCCTGCTCTATGGGATCCACGGAAGACAGCACTTGGGCCCCATCTCCGTCCTGGGAGTGACAG CCCCGGAAGTGGACACACCAGCCCCCTGGAGCCCCGCCACAGAGGCCCCTGAGCTCCCTGAAGGGCCCCACCTAAGGACACTGGCAGTGAGCGACATAACCCCAGACTCTCTGCACCTGTTGTGGAATGTGGCCCAGGGCCCCTTTGACTCTTTCGTGGTCCAGTATCAGGACACAGATGGGCAGCCCCAGGCCTTGCTCGTGGGTGGCAACCAGAACAAGGTCCTAGTGTCAGGCCTGGAGCCCAGCACCTCCTACCAGTTCTTCCTCTATGGCCTCCATGGAGGGAAGCGCCTGGGGCCTATCTCAGCTGAGGGCACCACAG GGCCTGCTCCTGCCGGTCTGACCCCAGGGGAGCCAGGGCCCCGCCTGTCCCAGCTGTCAGTGACTGATGTGACCACCAGTTCGCTGCGGCTCAACTGGGAGGCCCCATCCGAGGCCTTTGACTCCTTCCTGCTCCGTTTTGGGGTCCCATCACCAAGCACTCTAGAGCCCCACTCACGTCCCCTGCTGCAGCGGGAGTTGACGGTGCCAGGGACGCAGCGCTCAGCCGTGCTCCGGGACCTGCATCCGGGGACCCTGTACAGCCTTACATTGTATGGGCTGCGTGGGCCCCATAAGGCCGACAGCATCCAGGGCACAGCCCGTACCCTCAGCCCAG TTCTGGAAAGCCCCCGGGACCTTCAGTTCAGGGAAATCAGGGAAACATCGGCCCAGGTCAGCTGGATGCCTCCACCATCCAGAGTGGACAGTTTCAAAGTTTCCTACCAGCTGGCAGATGGAG GGGAGCCACAGAGTGTGCAGGTGGATGGCCAAGCCCGGACCCAGAAACTCCAGGGGCTGATGCCAGGCTCTCACTATGAGGTGACCGTGGTCTCTGTCCGTGGCTTTGAGGAGAGTGAGCCTCTCACAGGCTACCTCACCACAG tTCCTGATGGCCCCACCCAGCTCCGTGCACTGAACTTGACGGAGGGATCAGCTCTGCTGCACTGGAAGCCTCCTCAGGCCCCCGTGGACACATATAACATCCGTGTCACAGCCCCAGGGG ACCCCCCACTGCAGGCCTCGGCCCCTGGCAGCGCGGTGGAGTACCCTCTGGGGGGCCTGAGGCTCCACACCAACTACACAGCGACTGTGCGTGGTCTCCGGGGGCCCAACCTCACCTCCccagccagcatcaccttcaccACAG ggCTGGAAGCCCCCCAGGACTTGGAGGCCAAGGAAGTAACCCCCCGCATGGCCCTGCTCACTtggactgagccccaagtcccGCCGACTAGCTACCTGCTCAGTTTCAACGCCCTTGGTGGACAGACACAG GAGGTCGTGCTCCCAGGCGGGGCCACTTCTCACCAGCTTCTGGgcctctttccctccaccccctacAGCGTGTGGCTCCGGGCTGTGTGGGGCGAGAGCCTCACGCCGCCGGTGTCCACCTCCTTCACCACTG GTGGACTTCGAATCCCCTTCCCTCGGGACTGCGGGGAAGAGATGCAGAACGGAGCCGGCACCTCCAGGACCACCACCGTCTTCCTCAATGGCAACCGCGAGCGGCCCCTCAATGTGTTTTGTGACATGGAGACCGACGGGGGCGGCTGGCTG GTGTTCCAGCGCCgcatggatggacagacagacttTTGGAGGGACTGGGAGGACTACGCCCACGGCTTCGGCAACATCTCTGGGGAGTTCTGGTTGG GCAACGAGGCCCTGCACAGCCTGACAAAAGCGGGCGACTACTCCATGCGTGTGGACCTGCGGGCTGGGGACGAGGCCGTGTTCGCACAGTATGACTCCTTCCGAGTAGACTCAGCTGCGGAGTACTACCGCCTTCATCTGGACGGCTACCACGGCACAGCAG GGGACTCCATGAGCTACCATAGTGGCAGTGTCTTTTCCGCCCGTGATCGCGACCCCAACAACCTGCTCATCTCCTGCGCGGTGTCATACCGCGGGGCCTGGTGGTACAGGAACTGCCACTACGCCAACCTCAACGGGCTCTACGGAAGTACAGTGGACCACCAG GGGGTGAGCTGGTACTACTGGAAGGGCTTCGAGTTCTCTGTGCCCTTCACGGAAATGAAGCTCAGACCAAGAAGCTACCGGCCCCCAGCAGCCCAGGGAGGCTGA